The nucleotide sequence TTCAGAGAAAGTGTTTGGTTGTACGATTGACCCAATTCCTTTTGTGTACGAAGAATATACGGAATGGTGGCCAGCGGATCTATTGTAAAATACAAAAAAAGGTGACAGGCACCTTTTATTTGTGATCAGGTGAAAGGATTATTTCAAAATGGTGAGTTTGTAGGAAGTTCTCAAAAATATACTTTGGATATTCCTTTTTTTAAGCAAATAGGTGCTCAGCATACATCTGCTAATGTTTTAAATGTTTCAGCAGACAAAACGTTAAATCCTTATAGTTATGCAACATGGGGAACTTGTCATCAAGCTACAAATGCTACGCTATTGAAGGCGGGTATTTCCTTCACTATTTTAGACTTAGGTGTATCTTGGGATATGTATGTGACAACTGCGGTTTATGGCAATTATGGGGGACAGTTAGGAACGCGTATTTGGGCAGGTGCAGAAGCTTCGAATAATTATTAGAATGATTAAGGAGACAGGGAATGCGAAATATTTATGCTAAATTTTTTATGCTTTTCTTTTCAATATTAATTTTGTCATCTTGTGCTCAAATATATCGACCGATGATGGAACCACATTACATGAAGAAGCATGGGAGAGTTAAAATCGGAATGACAAAAAATCAAGTTATTGAGCAGTGGGGAGAACCTTATCAGGTAAGAGAAACAAATAACGAAGAGTTCGATGAGATTTGGGTTTATGTTCCACACTGGACAGCTAAGCATAGATTGTACTTTAAAAATGATATTGTAATAAAGGGTGACCCAAACCCAGAAGATTTGATCTAAATCAACATTGCTCATACAAAAAAAGGTGACAGGCACCTTTTATTTAACAACCTAAAACAACGAGGGGTTATGATTATTAAGAAATTATCGATTTTTTTATTTTTTTTTACACTTTTAGGCTGTGTTTCTACGAAGCCTTTTGGTGTTCCGGATCGCAATTCTCGACAGGAATATGTTCAGGCTAATCCAGAAATTTCTGATAATATAAAAAAGGCGATTTTAGAAGAGCGTATTGTTGTTGGCATGACAAAAGAGCAAGTTGCGGCAACATGGGGCAAGCCGTCATCTATAGATGATTCTAATGATGGTTCTCATCTTAAGGTGCACGGTAAAGAGGAAGAAAGCTGGTGGTACAGAAGTTTTTTTGGGTCTACTTATTTTGTTGATTTTAATTTTGGAAAAGTTGTTTATTCTAGTTCACAGCTTAGATAAAAATGATTTAGTTTTTTTTAAAGAAGTAAAAGGGGGCAGTCCTCATTCGAGGACTGCCCCCATTATTTTTCTTATTTTTTGAATTGCCTCATTGGTCAATTTGGTCAACTTTTTAAAACTCGCTACTCCAAATATTTCAAATTTTAATTCATTTTTAGATATTATTAGGTTATCATAAGATGTCTTTGAATTTTTGAATTAGATTTTATACTAATGCATGAAAAGTGAGGTGAGGCGTGAAAAAGTTTTTATTTCTTTTAATTATCCTATGTTTTACTGTTAATGCATATGCGGCAAAAATTAAGCTTAAGACCGGGATGGTAGTTACTTGTGATATTATTGCAAAGACAGATAAATATGTTGAAGTTGACTTTAGGGGGACAAATGTAAAATTTTATTTTGATGAAATTGATCAAATTATTGAAGATGCTGTTAGTCCAGAGAAAGCTGCTAGCACAGAAGAAACAGGTGCTGTTGGTCAGAAAAAAGATGGCTTTTTTGGGATTGCTGCTTTGGGCCAGAATTTCTTGCAATCGCAAAAGAAGAAAATGCAGTCTTCCAGGACTTGTTCTTTGAGGCCGGTTTCTGATTGAGAGTCGATAATTCCTCTTATATTTAGCGTGTTTTTTCTTACGCTTGTGATTGTTTCTATGTGGAAAGTTTATCATAAGGCTGGATATCCAGGATGGGCAATTCTTGTTCCGATTTATAATTTATATGTTAGTGTGAAGATTGCTGGATATTCGGGATGGTTGTTATTGCTATTTTTTGTTCCATTTGTCAATATTGTTGTAAATATTATAATATCAGTTGGCCTTGCGAAAAGATTCGATAGAGGTGCAGGATTTGGTCTTGGCTTAGCGTTTTTGCCGTTTATTTTTTATCCGATATTAGCATTTAGTAGCGCTTCTTATTCTGCTGTAGATAATATATAGAGAAGGGGTGTTTATATATAGAAGATAGGGTGATGTGTTTTAAAAGGGGCGCAAATTTCATTTGCGCCCCTTTTTATGTGATATTTTAAAGAAAATATCGCTTAAAAAGAAATCTTGATAATTTTTCTTTTTTGATGTATATTAATGATTAATATATTTTTATTTGAAGGTTGTAAGTTATTGCGACAAAACATCTTTCGACTCTGATTAATTAATCAAATTTATTAAAATTTTGAAAGGAAATTAAAAATGAAAAGAAGAGTATTATTTCTTGTCGGGCTATTCGTTTGTATTGCTTTAGTCAAAGTATCTTTTGCGGCAAATCCTCCAGCAACGCAAACAGCAGGTGGCTTGATGCAACAAGATCTTCAGATGGATCAACAAAAGAATCTTAAACAAAAGATCGAAGCTGAGAAGCCAAAAGAAGATGACATTATCACGCCTGAGATGATTCCTGATGACGACGGTGAAAAAGTTTTAATCAAAAAAATCGTTGTTGAAGGTTCAACTTTGTTGGGTGATGACACAATCAAAAAGATTACCAAGCCTTTTGAAAATGAAAAACTTTCTTTAAAACAGATGCAGGTCATTGCAGATCTTTTGACTGATGAATATCGAAAAAATGGTTATGTAACTTCACGTGCCTATCTTCCTCCTCAAACAATGAAAGACTCCACTCTTATTTTGCGAGTTATCGAAGGAAAGATGGGAGATCTTGAAGTTCGTGGCAACAAGCATTTTAAAACCTCACTTCTTGAGAAAAAAATTAATTTAAGACCAAAAGGGTATTTTGATTTTTTAGAACTTCAAAAATCATTAACACGTGTTAATGAACATCCAGATAGAACAGCCAAAGCGGTCTTGGTTCCAGGAAAAGAACCAGGGACAACGGATATCATTGTTGAAGTTCAAGATCGGTTGCCGATTCACGTTGGATTTAATTATGACAATTATGCTTCTCGCTATTTAGGAGAAAGACGCACAACAGGATATATTGAACATAATAATTTGCTTGGACAAGATGATAAGCTTTATTTTGAATATCGAAGAACGCGCAATGATTCACTTTGTTTTCAACAAGGTCAGTACACATATCCTGTTTTACCTGACTTAGATGTTGGTATGTATATCGCCAATAGCTCATCTGAGTTAGGCCGTGATTTTAAAGTTTTAAATTCAAGAGGCGAGAGTCTTCTCGTTGGTGTTTTTGCACAGAAAGTATTGAAAGATACAGAGAATTTTGATGTTTGGTGGAATGCAGGTTTTGATTATAAAAATGTTAAGAATCATCTTTTAGGAATTCAATCTTCGAAAGATGAAGTGCGTGCATTTAAGACTGGCTTGGATTTTGATTTTAATGATCGTTGGGCACGAAATATTTTGACAACTCAATACGATGTTGGAATTCCTCAATTTATGGGTGGAATGAAATCTAAAGATCCGCTTTCTTCAAGAGGTGGTGTTGGATCTGGCGGAAAGTTTCAAAAATGGGCGTTTAATTATTTTAGACTTCAGCCCGGTCCGTTTTCTTCTGAAATTTTATGGAAAAATTCTGCACAAATTTCGAATCATAATCTTGTTGCTGGTGAACAATTTCAGATTGGTGGCCCTGGAAGCGTTCGCGGTTATCCAATAGCTGAATATGCTGGAGACAAGGGGCTTTATTCAAGTGTGGAATGGTCGTTTCCTCCGTATTTTTTAGGACGCAATATGAAAATTCCTTTTATGAAAGATCGCACAATGTTTGATTCTTTAAGAATCGTAACGTTTTATGATTGGGGAAATATTCGTATTAATAAAACAACAGCTGGTGAAAAAGAGACGCGTACACTGCGATCGGCTGGTTTTGGATTTAGGCTTAATTTGGGTGAAAACTTTTTTGCTCGTATCGAAATTGGTTATCCTTTAAACGGTCCGGATGCTTCTGATGGTAGAAATGTGCAAAAGTGGTTTGAAATCACAACAAAGTTTTAAAATGGTTTGTAAGTGATTGAAATAGAAAAAGATATGAGATCTTGAAAACTTGTTTTATGGGATTTATGTGTTATACTTTTAAAAATAATTCATACAAGTTTTGCCCCAAGCGCATTTATAGTTTTAAAAATTTTCTAAGTTTTTTACATAAGTTTGTTTACAATTAACCAAAATCTTTTCAAAAAAAGGATAAGATATGACGAGAAAAATTATCTCTATGTTTGTTGTTGTGCTATTTGTGCTGATGAGCGCAATGCCACCATGTGGGTATGCACAAGTTTTGCCGGAAGGAGGAAATTTCGTTAATGGCAACGGAACCATTACAGTTAATGGACAGACTATGAACATTGATCAGATGAGTTCGCAGGCCATTATTGAATGGCTGAGTTTTTGTATATCTCAAGGGTATACAGTAAACATCAATCAGCCGGGCGCTTCGTCTGTTTCCTTAAATAGGGTAATTGGCGCAGATCCTTCTGTGATTATGGGAAACCTTCTTTCGAATGGTCAGGTTTTTCTTGTTAATCCTAATGGGGTTTTGTTTGGGGCATCTTCTTATGTTAACGCTCCTGGGGTTGTTGCGTCAACTTTGAATATTTCCAATAGTGATTTTTTAAATGGAAACTATACATTTTTAGGGCAAGGCGGATCTGTTGTAAATCAAGGTCTTATGCTTGCTCCAGGTGGTTATGTTACATTGCTTGGAAATAATGTTGCGAATAACGGAACGATTGTTTCTGAACTTGGCACAGTAACTCTTGCGGCTGGTGAAAAAATTACGATGAGCCTTGATCCTTTAGGATTAGTTAGCGTTGTTATTGATGAAGCTCTTACGCAAAACACAACTAATGCCACAGATGCTGTTGTGAACACAGGAAGTATTTCTGCTGATGGCGGTAGAGTTGTTTTAACGGCAGATTCGCTAAACGGACTTTTTACAAACGTTGTTAATAATGAAGGCATTATTGAAGCTAAAGGTTTAGTTGGAAATAATGGTGAAGTTATCTTGCTTGCTAAAGGTGAAGATTCTCTTGGAGTTAATACAGGAACTATAGATGTTAGTGCAAAAGAAGCTGGAGCTGAAGGTGGATTTGTTGAGCTTAGTGGAGAGACGATTGATTATCTTGATGGTACGATCAATACAGGAGGAGGACAGCTTTTATTTGATCCTGTTGATTTTATTTTAGGAGATGCTGATGAGGCTTGGCTACAAACTCAAACAGGATCTGTTAATATTGCTTCGATTAATGATATTATTTTTAACCTTGGCGATTTAGGCGGAGATGACATTTTAAACCTTTTTAATTTTACTTCTGGAAAAACATTTTCTTTGTCAGCAGCACGACATATTGATCTAGACAATGATTCAATTGTAACGGCAGGAGGCGATATTGAATTATATTCAAATGCATTAGGTCTTTTTATAGGAGATATATTTTTAGGAACAGGAGCAGGTCTTAATTCTAATGGAGGAGATATTCTTCTTTCAGGTTATGATGTTCATTTAACTTCCCTTATTAATGCTGGAACAGGTGATGTAGAATTTGCAACAATTAATGGAATTGATGATGAGCACACAGGATTAGATATTATTGCAGATAATTTAACTGTAAACTCGCATTATTTTGCTGGATCTCAAGGTGAATTTATTGATACAGATGTTAACTCGCTTGATGTTAACACTACCTTCCATATTAGAATAGATAACACAGCAGCCGGTAATACACCGCTAACAATAACAAATGCTGTTAGCAGTGGTCAATTTGTTGAAATTGTTACTAATGGGGATATGATTGCTAATAATGTTTATGCTGCAAAAGATGTTGAGCTAATATCACAGGCTGGAAATATTGATGCGCGCAGAATTTATGCGGGTGATGATGCTGAGCTTCATGCGGTTACTGTTACTTCGCTACCAACTTCAAATCCTGGATCGATTGCGAATGTGACAGCTGATACATTAAAAATTTATGCACAAAACGGTGTTGGATTAAATGCACCTGCAGGACTTACAACAGATGTTAATGACCTTTATGTGCTTAATTCAACCGGTGGTATTCGAATTACAGATATTTTAGGCGATCTTAATGTTGTCAGTGTTCATAATCAATCTACAGGTGATGTTGAGATTTCATCTGACGGAGACATGAACCTAGGTTATGTTTACGCTTCAGCTGTAAATCCAGGATACAATGCTATTTTGACTTCTAATAATGGCGGTATTGTGGATGCTAACGGAAGCCTTTGGAATGTTAATTCGGATGGTGTAAGCTTGAATGCAGCGACTGGAGTTGGAACAGCAGATGCTATTGAAATACATGCAGACAGCCTTTCAGCAACAAATACAACTTCTGGTGATATCGTTGTTGAAGATTTAAGCGGAGATTTAGACGTTGTTCAAGTAATTAATAATGCGGTAGGTGGAGATGCAGACATCACTTCTGCAAATACTATGAATGTCAATAAAATTAATAGTCACAATGTCTTATTACATGCTAATGAAATTACTGCGCTTCCTGTAAGCACTCCTGGTGCTCATATTACAGCTAATGTTTTAAAACTTTACAGTCAAGATGGTATTGGCCAAAATACAGCTGCCGGCATTACAACAGATGTTGATAATTTGTATGCCATAAATAGCACAGGTGGTATTCGTATCACAGACATTGCAGGGGATGTTAATGTTAAGAATATTAACAGTACAACAACAGGCGATGTGGAACTTACATCTGATGGCGATATGAACTTAAATTATGTTTATGCTTCTGCTGCTAATCCTGGATACAGCGCTACTTTGACATCTAACAATGGTGCAATTGTAGATGATAATGGTAGTCTTTGGAATGTTAACGCTGACAATGTTTCTCTAAACGCTGCTACAGGCATTGGTTCTGGAGATGCTATTGAAATACATGCTGATAATCTGTCAGCCTTAAATTCAACTTCTGGAAAAATTGCTGTTAGGGATTTAAGCGGAGATCTAACTGTTAATTCAGTTGTTAATAATGCTTCGAATGGAAACGTTAACTTAAGAACCAGCGGAACAATGAACGTTGGAACTGTTCAGTCTGGCAAGAAGGTCACTCTTCGTGCAGCTCAAATTGATGCTTTATCTGTTGTTCCAGGTACAGCTAATATTACAGCCAAGGTGCTAAAGCTTTATAGTCAATCTGGTATTGGGCAGAATACACCTGCAGGATTATTGACAGATGTTAATGATCTTTACGCACTTAATTTCACGAATGGAATTCGCGTTACAGATATTTTAGGTGATCTTAATGTTGTTAACGTCAACAATTCAACAGCAGGTGATATCAAAATTACATCTGATGGCGATATGAACTTAAATTATGTTTATGCTTCTGCTGCTAATCCTGGATACAGCGCTACTTTGACATCTAACAATGGTGCAATTGTAGATGATAACGGAAGCCTTTGGAATGTAAATTCAGATTCGATATCGCTTAACGCTGCAACAGGTATTGGATCATCTGATGCGATTGAAATACATGCTGATAATCTTTCAGCTTCAAATTCAACTTCTGGTGATATTGTTGTTGAAGATTTAAGTGGAGATCTAAATGTTAATTCTGTTGTTAACAGTCATGCTAGCGGCAATGTTGATTTGACAACTTCAGGAACAATGAGCATTGGTAGCATTGCATCCGGTGATCAAGTTGACATCCATGCAGTTCAAATTGATGCTTTGCCAGTTGTTGTTCCAGGTACAGCTAATATTACAGCTGATGTCTTAAAGCTTTATAGTCAAACTGGTATTGGGCAAAATACACCTGCAGGATTATTGACAGATGTTAATGATCTTTACGCACTTAATTTCACGAATGGAATTCGCGTTACAGATATTTTAGGTGATCTTAATGTTGTTAACGTCAACAATTCAACAGCAGGTGNNNNNNNNNNNNNNNNNNNNNNNNNNNNNNNNNNNNNNNNNNNNNNNNNNNNNNNNNNNNNNNNNNNNNNNNNNNNNNNNNNNNNNNNNNNNNNNNNNNNAGATGTTAATGATCTTTACGCACTTAATTTCACGAATGGAATTCGCGTTACAGATATTTTAGGTGATCTTAATGTTGTTAACGTCAACAATTCAACAGCAGGTGATATCAAAATTACATCTGATGGCAATATGAATTTAGGACAGGTTATGGCCAACACTTCTAATGGTCCAAATGAGATTTTTTTGACATCAAACCAGGGAAGCATTCTTGATGGCAATGGAAGTATTATTAATTTGACAGCTGACACCGTTAAGCTTGTTGCTAAGAATGGCATCGGGACAAATTCAGATTCATTAGAAATTAGACCTTATGCGATTAATGGAATTTTAAATTTAATTGCTAGCAATTGGAATGACGGAGGGATTCACTTGTCTCAAACTGCAGGGGATCTTAATGTCATGATTGCCAATGCAAACTTAGGAGACATTATCTTGGATGCATACGGAGATATTCTTCTAGGGAAAGATACGAATCCTGCTGTGTCAGGTTTAACAGCGCACAATGGTCTTGTTTCATTGATTTCAAATAATGGAGAGATCGTTGATTTTAATGGAGATAATTGGAATATCGATTCAGATTCGATTTTTCTTAGCGCAATAAACGGAATTGGTTCAGGTGACACGATCGAAGTGCATACGCATAATCTTTCAGCTTATAATTCAACTTCGGGTAACATCCAAGTTAGAGATATAAATGGAGATTTTTATGTTGACTCTGTGATTAATGACGCATCAAACGGATCTGTTTACCTAACAGCATCTGGCTTAAACAATGCAACTCCAGGATGGGACAATAAAGAAATGTATCTTGGAACAGTTAAAAGTAAAAACGGTGTTTATCTTGAAGCGACTAATGGCGCTATCGCTGATAACAACGGATCTGCTTTAAATATTGATTCATTATATACAAGTTTATTAGCCTATAGAGGCATAGGAACAGCCTCAGATGCAATTGAAACAAAGGTTGATGCAATTGATTTTGCGAATATTGCTCTAGGAGACGTTAATATTGAAAATAGTGTCAATACAGTAAGTACGCTTACTCTTGGCAACGCAAATGCTTGGAACACTGGGACTGGAAATATTTTTGTCCGAGAGTTGGTTGGTAATATGATCGCCGGAGGAAGCTGGACAGGTATTATTGCAAGTGGCGGAGCAGTTGACCTTTATAGTCAAGGAGACATGTTTTTAAATTATGTAAAAGCTGATGGAACAATTGACATCGAGACATTAACCGGTGATTTGATTTTTGGTACACCAGGAGCTCTTTACGCTGTTGTTGAATCTTATAATAGCGGTGTTAATCTTTTAGCGAATAATGGATCGGTAGCTGTAAATTCTTTACAAACAACACCGCATATTATCGCTAATGGTGATTCTTCGATTCTTACACCTCATGGAAAAATTACGCCAACAGGAACACCGTTGGATGTTGATATTACAGGAACGCTGTCTGTTGATTTAACGAACTATCAAATTTCAAATATTGTTAATGCCGTTATTCCTCCTCCAATGGATGTTTTTGGAAATATGACAGGAACAATAACTGGCGGAATAATGATTCCACTCTTAACGGGAACGTTGAATCCAGCACCGTTAAATCCTCCAGGATATGTTTATTATAATGGTGTTCAAATTTGGCCACCTAAGATGTTCGGTCCTTCAGGGGCGGGTTCTGATAAAATTTTAGCTTCAGCCGAAAAGATTGATAAAGCGTATTGGGAAATTTTAGAACCATATCGCTATGCATCTTTTTCTCAAGCAACACCAGTTTTTTATCTTTATCACCCTCTAAATGAAACAGATGAAGAGGCTTTTGAAGATATTAATCTAGATGCTGATGCGTATGAATTTATTGAGGAAAACATTAACCTAAAGAAGGAAAGAGAGTTAGATCCTTATTTCGGTTGGCTTGATGATCAGGACACTAATCAAGACCTCATATAATTTGAGAGGATAGTTTTATAGAAAGCGGGAAATTTATAAAATTTCCCGTTTTTTTATTTTTAGGTTGAAATAACCCCATATTACAGTAAGATAATAAATATATTAATAAATTAAGAAAGGATAAAGTTATGAAGAGAATGTTTGCGCTAATTATTGTTGCTTTGCTTATTGTTGGATGTGGAAAATCTGACGATGGATCGAAGATTGCAGTTAAGATTGATAAAATGAGTTTTACAAAAGATGAGTACAACAAGGCGTTTGAGAATTCTTTGTTTGTGCAAGTGCCACAAGGAGGGAAGCAAGCGTTTTTGGATGTCTTTATTGCAAGAAAATTAATGTTAAAACAAGCTGAAGATATGAATCTAGATAAAGATCAAAAATTCTTAGATGACATTCAGCTTTTTTGGGAGCAGTCGCTTCTTAAAAGCATTATAGCTAAAAAAGGCGCTGAACCATCATTTCAGCCGCAGGTCAGCGAAGAAGAGATGAAGACTTTGTACGAAGCTCATAAAGATAAAGAGTTTAAGGACAAAACATTTGACGAGGTTAAAGATCAGCTGCATAAACTTTTATTTAGAAGTAAGCAGCAAAGATTGATTGAGCAGTGGATTGATGCTCTTTCTAAAAAAAGCTCTATCGATATTGATTATGAACTTCTTGAAATTAATGGCCCAATAGTAGGAGAGAGCGATGGAAAATAATTATAAGCGAAGAAATTATTTTATTGATAAGAAGTTTCAAACAAATTTTATTTTAGCATTTTGCGTTATTGTTGTTGTTTCATCTTTATTGATATTGATGCTCCTTTTATTCTTATCTCGTCATTCAAATACAGTTATGATCGAGAATACGCGCGTGATTGCAAAAACAACAGCAGACTTTATGTTCCCGTTGGCCATGCAAACACTTTTCACTGTTTTCCTTTTTTCTGGCATTTCTGTGGGAGTCTTAACTCTTTTCGTTTCTCATAAAATCTCAGGACCTTTATTCAGATTAGCTAAAGAAGTTGAAGAGGTTAAGTCTGGAGATCTGACTCGTTCATTTCGAATTCGTGATCATGATCAGTTGCAGTCGCTTCCTGAGCATTTAAAGACGATGACGGCATTTCTTAATCAGGAGATTAAAGATATGAAAAATGAGGTATCTTCTTTAAAAACTTTTTTGAGTGACGCTAAGATGAAAATATCTGAAGATGAGAAAGCAAAGATAGACGCTTCCTTGAAGTCTTTAGATGACAAACTTAATAAATTTAAAACATCTTAAAAATACATGCCTAAAAAATCTATAGGGTTTATCACCTTAGTTTTTCTTGTCGGGTTTTTAAGTTTAGTTTTTGTGTCTCAATCTGAGGCGCAAGAACAATCCTTGACTAAGATTGCAGACAGTAAATACTTTGAGATTTATGCTTTTTCGCAATCTGATGTTTATGAGATCTTAAAAAAGATTGATTTCTTTTCTTTGCAACCAGAGCAGATTTTAGATCCACAATCAGATAATGTGAATCGTTCATTGTCGAATGTTATTGATGCGGTTTATCTTGAGACATCTGATATCTTAGATATTCATAGTTATAATTTTCGAGGGAAGATCAAGTTTTTGCCAAATGCTCAATCTGTTGAAAGTATTTTTTCAAAATACTCAGGGTATCGTATGCATGAAAGATCATTTTATTTCTTTGACAAGAATACAATCTATATTTCTCTAGAAGATACAACTTTAGGAATGCTAGGTCATGAAATTGCGCATGCTATTATTTCTCATTATTTTGTTGTTCCACCTTCCACAAAAGTTCAAGAGGTTTTGTGTGGTTATGTTGATTATAATTTAAAAAAAAGCAGTGGCCGCTTATCAAAATAAAGCATAGATTGAATAGTCGCGCATTGTTTGAATTCTTGGAATGTATGCTTGGCGTATCTTGAAATATATAAAATTAGGGAAAAATAAAAAATGAAATCATTGGTTGTTTTTTATTCTTTTGAAGGAAATACACGATTTGTAGCTGAAAACGTAGCTCGTGAAATTGGTGGCGATCTTTTAGAGCTTAAGCCCAAAAGCGATGTAAAGTCGAAAGGTTTTATGAAATATTTTTGGGGTGGAAGGCAAGTTGTGATGTGCAAAACTCCAGAGCTTGAGGCTTTTGATAAAAACCCTGAAGATTATGATGCTTTAGTTATTGGAACACCGGTTTGGTCTTTTAGCTATGCGCCTGCGATTAGAAGTTTTTTTAGAAATGTTAATTTAAAGAACAAGAAGATCGCGATTTTTTGTTGTTTTCAAGGTGTTCAAGCGAACACTTTAGATAAGATGAAATTAGCTCTCAAAGATAATGAAATCATCGAACAAAAAGGTTTTATTAATCCTCTTTCTGATAAGGATCAGACACTTGATCAAATAATTTGTTGGACGAAAATTTTGCGTGACCAGATCGGCGAGACGTCCTAAAGTTCCTGCCATGTTGCAATTGTATATCCAGAAGAAGACCCTGAGGAAATAGAAGCTAAATCTTCATCGTAGTGCACGCCAGCATTGTTTTTGAGGGTGACGGTATCTCCTACAAGAGCACCATAAGTAACGGCATTATTTCGAAGCTCGACGTCTGTGTCTGGAGCGTATACGGCTCCATAAAGTTCTCCGTTATTGTTAAAAAGAATGCCGTCATCTCCCGAAAAAGTGCTGTAAACAATAAAATTGGCAGGAATTTGTGTCATGTTGTTTACTGTTGAGTTATTGTTGATTTGAAATGTTCCATCTGTGTAATATGTTAGACTTGATCCAGGCGTCACTGTAATATCGGCATTATTTTTAACGTTAAAATCTCCAGAAACATAAATAGTTACGTCTCCGCTAACTGTCATATCAACATTGTTTTTTAATGTGATTGAGTCGTATCGGTAGGTTCCAGATGTTAGAATCCAGGAGCCATTATTCCCAACTGTTTTGTCGCCTTGCGAAGTTAATTCGGTTAGGACTGATGGGATAACAACAGATTCGAGAATTCTATCATTTTCATCAGAAATTGTTCCACTGATAGTTGCATTGTTTCCAATGTCTACTGTTCCTTCTGGGCCTGTACTGACATCGCCTGCGATATATGCATTATTATTAATGTCAATGATATCGGTTGATGTTCCGCTGGTGCCGATATCTCCATTGGCAGCAATGTTTCCGCTGACATTGTAAGAACCAATTGAGGAATCATAGCTATCAACAATAACATTATTTTGAATTTGAATTTCATTGTTTGCATATGCGGCATGTGTAAAAATGGGATTTGAGCCACCAGAAAGACTGATTTCAATTGTTTTTGAGCCTAACATTTCTGAAGTGCGCGATGGAACGGATCCTATAGAAGAGAGGGTATTGTTAGTAAGATCAATCACAACATCATAATCGCCAACGCCTGGAATTGTTCCTGCTAGGCATTGATTTAATCCGCATGCTTGACAATTACTGCAGCCATTGCTGTTAAGCTCCCAAAGGGTTTGTTCGACACCACCTTCGGCGATCCAAAAAGCTTGTGTTGATTTTGCGTAATGTTCTGCAGTTCTTTTTTCAGAGACGCTTTGAGCCAAAAAAGCTGTACTCATAATTGTAAGAGCAAAAATA is from Candidatus Omnitrophota bacterium and encodes:
- a CDS encoding DUF5684 domain-containing protein, whose translation is MWKVYHKAGYPGWAILVPIYNLYVSVKIAGYSGWLLLLFFVPFVNIVVNIIISVGLAKRFDRGAGFGLGLAFLPFIFYPILAFSSASYSAVDNI
- a CDS encoding ShlB/FhaC/HecB family hemolysin secretion/activation protein — translated: MKRRVLFLVGLFVCIALVKVSFAANPPATQTAGGLMQQDLQMDQQKNLKQKIEAEKPKEDDIITPEMIPDDDGEKVLIKKIVVEGSTLLGDDTIKKITKPFENEKLSLKQMQVIADLLTDEYRKNGYVTSRAYLPPQTMKDSTLILRVIEGKMGDLEVRGNKHFKTSLLEKKINLRPKGYFDFLELQKSLTRVNEHPDRTAKAVLVPGKEPGTTDIIVEVQDRLPIHVGFNYDNYASRYLGERRTTGYIEHNNLLGQDDKLYFEYRRTRNDSLCFQQGQYTYPVLPDLDVGMYIANSSSELGRDFKVLNSRGESLLVGVFAQKVLKDTENFDVWWNAGFDYKNVKNHLLGIQSSKDEVRAFKTGLDFDFNDRWARNILTTQYDVGIPQFMGGMKSKDPLSSRGGVGSGGKFQKWAFNYFRLQPGPFSSEILWKNSAQISNHNLVAGEQFQIGGPGSVRGYPIAEYAGDKGLYSSVEWSFPPYFLGRNMKIPFMKDRTMFDSLRIVTFYDWGNIRINKTTAGEKETRTLRSAGFGFRLNLGENFFARIEIGYPLNGPDASDGRNVQKWFEITTKF
- a CDS encoding filamentous hemagglutinin N-terminal domain-containing protein, with the translated sequence MTRKIISMFVVVLFVLMSAMPPCGYAQVLPEGGNFVNGNGTITVNGQTMNIDQMSSQAIIEWLSFCISQGYTVNINQPGASSVSLNRVIGADPSVIMGNLLSNGQVFLVNPNGVLFGASSYVNAPGVVASTLNISNSDFLNGNYTFLGQGGSVVNQGLMLAPGGYVTLLGNNVANNGTIVSELGTVTLAAGEKITMSLDPLGLVSVVIDEALTQNTTNATDAVVNTGSISADGGRVVLTADSLNGLFTNVVNNEGIIEAKGLVGNNGEVILLAKGEDSLGVNTGTIDVSAKEAGAEGGFVELSGETIDYLDGTINTGGGQLLFDPVDFILGDADEAWLQTQTGSVNIASINDIIFNLGDLGGDDILNLFNFTSGKTFSLSAARHIDLDNDSIVTAGGDIELYSNALGLFIGDIFLGTGAGLNSNGGDILLSGYDVHLTSLINAGTGDVEFATINGIDDEHTGLDIIADNLTVNSHYFAGSQGEFIDTDVNSLDVNTTFHIRIDNTAAGNTPLTITNAVSSGQFVEIVTNGDMIANNVYAAKDVELISQAGNIDARRIYAGDDAELHAVTVTSLPTSNPGSIANVTADTLKIYAQNGVGLNAPAGLTTDVNDLYVLNSTGGIRITDILGDLNVVSVHNQSTGDVEISSDGDMNLGYVYASAVNPGYNAILTSNNGGIVDANGSLWNVNSDGVSLNAATGVGTADAIEIHADSLSATNTTSGDIVVEDLSGDLDVVQVINNAVGGDADITSANTMNVNKINSHNVLLHANEITALPVSTPGAHITANVLKLYSQDGIGQNTAAGITTDVDNLYAINSTGGIRITDIAGDVNVKNINSTTTGDVELTSDGDMNLNYVYASAANPGYSATLTSNNGAIVDDNGSLWNVNADNVSLNAATGIGSGDAIEIHADNLSALNSTSGKIAVRDLSGDLTVNSVVNNASNGNVNLRTSGTMNVGTVQSGKKVTLRAAQIDALSVVPGTANITAKVLKLYSQSGIGQNTPAGLLTDVNDLYALNFTNGIRVTDILGDLNVVNVNNSTAGDIKITSDGDMNLNYVYASAANPGYSATLTSNNGAIVDDNGSLWNVNSDSISLNAATGIGSSDAIEIHADNLSASNSTSGDIVVEDLSGDLNVNSVVNSHASGNVDLTTSGTMSIGSIASGDQVDIHAVQIDALPVVVPGTANITADVLKLYSQTGIGQNTPAGLLTDVNDLYALNFTNGIRVTDILGDLNVVNVNNSTAG
- a CDS encoding SurA N-terminal domain-containing protein — encoded protein: MNKLRKDKVMKRMFALIIVALLIVGCGKSDDGSKIAVKIDKMSFTKDEYNKAFENSLFVQVPQGGKQAFLDVFIARKLMLKQAEDMNLDKDQKFLDDIQLFWEQSLLKSIIAKKGAEPSFQPQVSEEEMKTLYEAHKDKEFKDKTFDEVKDQLHKLLFRSKQQRLIEQWIDALSKKSSIDIDYELLEINGPIVGESDGK